One region of Fragaria vesca subsp. vesca linkage group LG4, FraVesHawaii_1.0, whole genome shotgun sequence genomic DNA includes:
- the LOC101303797 gene encoding cysteine-rich receptor-like protein kinase 10-like → MTKTKNFLNNLIKTFGFSSSREGHNEEDLERIAQQEQKVFPFETLVAATKDFHSSNKLGQGGFGPVYKGKLADGRDIAVKKLAQGSSQGKKEFMNEAKLLARVQHRNVVNLLGYCVHGVEKLLVYEYVVNESLDKLLFKPERRQELDWKRRYDIICGVAKGLLYLHEDSHNRIIHRDIKASNILLDDKWVPKIADFGMARLFPEDQTHVNTRVAGTNGYMAPEYVMHGHLSEKADVFSFGVLVLELITGQRNSSFNLNVDEQSLLDWAYKLYKKGRSLEIMDPTLAPSADADQVAMCIHVGLLCVQGDPQVRPAMHRVVVILSKKPSNLEEPSRPGLPGSRYRRSHRPAGLSSTAGTSGESNSHSSGSTFTATGTSSASHVVQSRGTSSEIQVVQDRGTSSGTRVVRDRGTSSGTRVARDRGKRPMES, encoded by the exons ATGACCAAGACCAAGAATTTCCTCAACAATCTCATCAAAACCTTCGGGTTCAGCTCAAGCAGAG AGGGACATAATGAAGAGGACTTAGAGAGAATTGCTCAACAAGAACAGAAGGTGTTCCCTTTTGAGACTTTGGTGGCTGCTACCAAGGATTTCCACTCTAGTAATAAGCTCGGACAAGGCGGTTTTGGGCCGGTTTACAAG GGGAAATTGGCTGATGGTAGAGACATTGCAGTGAAGAAGCTGGCACAAGGTTCAAGTCAAGGAAAGAAAGAGTTCATGAATGAGGCCAAATTGCTTGCTCGGGTACAACACCGCAATGTTGTGAATTTATTGGGCTATTGTGTTCATGGGGTAGAGAAACTACTTGTATATGAATATGTCGTAAATGAGAGCCTTGACAAGCTTCTTTTCA AACCGGAAAGACGACAGGAGCTTGACTGGAAGCGGAGGTATGATATAATCTGTGGTGTTGCAAAAGGTTTGCTTTACCTTCATGAGGACTCGCACAATCGGATTATACACAGAGACATCAAGGCCAGCAACATTCTGCTTGATGACAAATGGGTCCCCAAGATTGCTGATTTTGGCATGGCTCGTCTCTTTCCTGAAGATCAAACGCACGTTAACACGCGTGTTGCTGGGACCAA TGGGTATATGGCTCCAGAGTATGTCATGCATGGACATTTATCGGAGAAGGCGGATGTATTTAGCTTTGGTGTGTTGGTTTTGGAGCTTATCACCGGCCAAAGGAATTCGTCATTCAACTTAAATGTTGATGAGCAGAGCCTCCTTGATTGG GCATACAAGCTGTACAAGAAGGGGAGAAGCTTAGAGATTATGGACCCGACATTAGCACCATCTGCGGACGCTGATCAAGTAGCAATGTGTATCCACGTAGGGTTACTATGCGTACAAGGTGACCCCCAGGTCAGACCTGCCATGCATCGTGTGGTCGTGATCCTATCAAAGAAACCGAGCAACCTTGAAGAGCCAAGTAGACCCGGATTACCAGGATCAAGATACAGAAGATCTCACAGACCTGCTGGATTATCCTCCACTGCTGGGACTTCCGGTGAATCAAATTCTCATTCATCCGGATCGACCTTTACAGCAACTGGAACCAGTTCAGCATCCCATGTAGTACAAAGCCGGGGAACCAGTTCGGAAATCCAAGTAGTACAAGACCGGGGAACCAGTTCAGGGACCCGAGTAGTACGAGACCGGGGAACCAGTTCGGGGACCCGAGTAGCACGAGACCGGGGGAAACGTCCCATGGAGAGTTAG
- the LOC101307010 gene encoding stellacyanin-like: MAKDIVVGDDSGWKLDFDYQAWAKDKVFQVGDTLVFKYKPPAHNVYKVDGAGFQDCTKPAKNEALTSGNDKVELKTAGNKWYICGVSDHCDQGMKLTINVMEKSSATRGIILSGIQVFVAAIFAIMAIVV; the protein is encoded by the exons ATGGCGAAAGATATTGTTGTCGGAGACGATAGCGGCTGGAAACTGGACTTCGATTACCAAGCTTGGGCCAAAGACAAAGTATTTCAAGTTGGTGATACTCTAG TGTTCAAGTACAAACCTCCTGCACACAATGTGTACAAGGTGGACGGAGCTGGATTCCAGGATTGCACGAAACCGGCAAAAAACGAAGCATTGACGAGTGGAAACGACAAAGTAGAACTGAAGACCGCCGGAAATAAATGGTACATTTGCGGCGTTTCCGATCACTGTGATCAGGGCATGAAGCTTACCATTAACGTTATGGAAAAGTCTTCTGCTACTCGTGGGATCATACTCTCTGGAATCCAAGTCTTCGTGGCGGCCATCTTTGCCATCATGGCAATTGTGGTGTGA
- the LOC101304087 gene encoding uncharacterized protein LOC101304087 — protein MAANKFATMLHRNTNKLTLILIYAVLEWVLILLLLLNSLFSYLIVKFADYFGLKRPCLWCSRLDHIFEPGNNSQKSYRDLVCEEHANEIAKLGFCSNHQKLAESQDMCEDCSSQQDCDQEWSNKYAFFPWMKQIGMVQGGDDDKENFDKECSCCGVSLSSKVYPPCILLKPSWGVLDYSQKPIFNSDERVDAQTEEGGQSDETGSDQNGHDDGGVVGGNKGKNSVSDVDGCCGQRDYDGQETNNSACCSVCDYVCKETETEDKASLNVSMDGDVRVEIQASCDENKSCGSPHQHLEFYIDQDDCRLVPVELVDSPATIERQSHQNYKVEEDQANSDTQDVILDFDMHFETQAKPVVECWHSSDEIEIVELLSSHESKEESKVSVLDSKDMGENGEEKEIEQNEDATSTEATPASCHEDSSQSNADIVGRKIDSDVHQASCHEDSSQSNADIVGREIDSDVHQASCHEDSSQSNADIVGREIDSDVHQATTEDDDIHTLNNEIDAEVSIGTDIPDHDIFNEDIQSAHELQNSYPDVQEDPSTSSPTTPNADNDDNHGSKKEDEDFLEFKTLSIETSEKAPNGYFSLGSELNAIEEEKVFPDTPTSIDNFHQLYNRMLHTERRDSGTEASLDGSVMSDIECGDGVLTMEKLKSVLRAERESLNRVYAELEEERSASAIAANQTMAMINRLQEEKAAMQMEALQYQRMMDEQSEYDQEAMQLLNELMVKREKEKQELEKELEICRKKVQDYEAKEKMMILRRMKEGCIRSRTSSGPCSNAEDSDGLSIDLNHEVKEEDNLSGHEESSNQNTPRDAVLYLEESLTSFEEEKLSILDQLKELEEKLLTLNDEEEEEHYEDIKPIDHFFSENGNGYHENGDVSSEENGIANGHYKEMNGTHHPDRKIMGSIKAKRLLPLFNEAEDEDEELNGDAEGYDSVASQEHKKLAIEEEVDHVYERLQALEADREFLKHCISSLRKGDKGLDLLQEILQHLRDLRSVETRLRNSGEGIL, from the exons ATGGCTGCCAACAAGTTTGCCACCATGTTACACAGAAACACCAACAAACTCACTCTGATTCTCATCTACGCAGTCCTCGAATGGGTTCTGATTCTCCTCCTCCTCCTCAACTCCCTCTTCTCTTATCTGATCGTCAAGTTCGCCGACTACTTTGGCCTCAAACGACCCTGCCTGTGGTGTTCTAGGCTCGATCACATCTTCGAGCCCGGAAACAACAGCCAAAAATCTTACAGAGATCTTGTGTGTGAAGAACACGCCAATGAAATAGCCAAACTTGGGTTCTGCTCCAATCACCAGAAACTGGCGGAGTCTCAAGACATGTGTGAGGATTGCTCATCGCAGCAGGATTGTGATCAAGAATGGTCTAACAAGTATGCTTTCTTTCCTTGGATGAAGCAAATTGGGATGGTTCAAGGCGGCGATGATGATAAAGAGAATTTTGATAAGGAGTGTTCTTGCTGTGGAGTGAGCTTGAGCAGCAAGGTGTACCCTCCTTGTATTCTTCTCAAGCCTTCTTGGGGAGTTTTGGACTACTCTCAAAAACCGATTTTTAATTCCGATGAAAGGGTTGATGCTCAGACTGAGGAAGGTGGTCAGTCGGATGAAACTGGATCGGATCAAAATGGACATGATGACGGTGGTGTTGTTGGAGGAAACAAGGGTAAGAATTCGGTTTCGGATGTTGATGGATGTTGTGGACAAAGAGATTATGACGGTCAGGAGACAAATAATTCAGCTTGTTGTTCTGTTTGTGATTATGTCTGCAAGGAAACTGAAACTGAAGACAAGGCTAGTTTGAATGTGTCCATGGATGGTGATGTTCGAGTTGAGATTCAGGCCAGTTGTGATGAGAACAAGTCATGTGGGAGTCCGCATCAGCATCTGGAGTTCTACATTGATCAAGATGATTGTCGATTGGTGCCGGTTGAATTGGTGGATTCTCCTGCCACCATTGAGAGGCAAAGTCACCAGAATTATAAGGTGGAGGAAGACCAAGCAAATAGTGATACTCAAGATGTTATTCTGGATTTCGACATGCATTTTGAGACACAAGCCAAACCGGTTGTTGAGTGTTGGCACAGTTCAGATGAGATTGAGATTGTGGAATTGCTTTCATCCCATGAGAGTAAAGAGGAGAGTAAAGTTTCAGTTCTTGACTCAAAGGATATGGGTGAGAATGGAGAAGAAAAAGAAATTGAGCAGAATGAAGATGCTACTAGTACTGAAGCAACACCGGCCTCTTGTCATGAGGATAGCAGTCAATCAAATGCTGATATAGTAGGAAGAAAAATTGATTCAGATGTTCATCAAGCCTCTTGCCATGAGGATAGCAGTCAATCAAATGCTGATATAGTAGGAAGAGAAATTGATTCAGATGTTCATCAAGCCTCTTGTCATGAGGATAGCAGTCAATCAAATGCTGATATAGTAGGAAGAGAAATTGATTCAGATGTTCATCAAG CAACAACCGAGGATGATGATATCCATACGCTGAACAACGAGATTGATGCAGAGGTCTCAATTGGGACAGATATTCCTGATCATGATATATTCAATGAGGATATTCAGTCAGCTCATGAACTTCAGAATTCCTATCCCGATGTGCAAGAAGATCCTTCTACAAGTTCTCCGACTACTCCCAATGCTGATAATGATGATAATCATG GTTCTAAGAAAGAAGATGAAGATTTTTTAGAATTCAAGACTTTATCAATTGAAACAAGTGAGAAAGCTCCAAATGGTTATTTCTCATTAGGTTCAGAACTTAATGCGATTGAGGAAGAGAAGGTTTTTCCTGATACCCCAACTTCTATAGACAATTTCCATCAGTTGTATAATAGAATGCTACATACCGAGAGAAGGGATTCAGGAACAGAAGCATCATTGGATGGAAGTGTAATGAGCGATATTGAATGTGGTGATGGAGTCCTAACTATGGAGAAGCTGAAATCGGTGTTGAGAGCTGAACGGGAATCTTTAAATAGAGTATATGCAGAACTTGAAGAAGAGAGGAGTGCTTCTGCAATAGCAGCCAACCAGACAATGGCAATGATAAATAGGCTACAAGAAGAAAAGGCTGCAATGCAGATGGAAGCTTTGCAGTACCAAAGAATGATGGACGAGCAGTCTGAATACGACCAGGAAGCAATGCAGCTCTTAAATGAGCTCATGGTAAAGAGGGAAAAGGAAAAGCAAGAACTTGAAAAGGAGCTGGAAATATGTCGAAAGAAGGTTCAAGATTACGAGGCCAAAGAGAAAATGATGATTTTGAGGAGAATGAAAGAGGGCTGCATAAGAAGTAGGACTTCATCTGGTCCTTGTAGCAATGCTGAGGATAGTGATGGACTGTCGATTGATTTGAATCATGAAGTGAAGGAAGAAGATAACTTATCGGGACATGAAGAAAGTAGCAATCAAAACACACCGAGGGATGCAGTCCTATATTTAGAAGAATCTTTGACTAGCTTTGAGGAAGAGAAGTTATCTATTCTGGACCAACTCAAAGAATTGGAAGAGAAGCTTTTGACCTTGAATGATGAAGAGGAAGAAGAACATTACGAGGATATAAAACCAATCGATCATTTCTTTTCGGAGAATGGAAATGGCTACCATGAGAATGGTGATGTTAGCAGTGAAGAAAATGGCATTGCAAATGGCCACTACAAAGAAATGAATGGAACACATCATCCAGATAGAAAAATTATGGGATCAATCAAGGCAAAGAGACTTCTTCCACTCTTCAATGAAGCTGAAGATGAAGATGAGGAGTTGAATGGAGATGCAGAAGGTTATGATTCTGTTGCATCACAAGAGCACAAGAAACTCGCTATTGAAGAGGAGGTTGATCATGTCTACGAGAGGCTACAAGCACTTGAAGCAGATAGAGAGTTTCTAAAGCATTGCATTAGCTCCTTAAGGAAAGGTGACAAGGGCTTAGATCTTCTACAAGAAATTTTGCAACATCTTCGTGATCTGAGAAGCGTGGAAACCCGTTTAAGGAATTCGGGAGAGGGTATCTTATGA
- the LOC101303507 gene encoding HMG-Y-related protein A-like, protein MATTEVFNDPPAPANPAPPALPDYPKMIMEAIEGLNETGGSNKTSIAQQIESTHTTDLPPAHATLLAQHLEKMKQSGELAFVKNNYMKPDPNAPPKRGRGRPPKPKVPGAEGAAAVVSSPPRPRGRPPKAKDPFFPTPIVQSSTSGGGSGRPRGRPPKKAKTAPTSTPAAAPASGAPRGRGRPPKVKPSVAPVGC, encoded by the exons ATGGCCACCACTGAGGTATTCAACGACCCACCGGCACCGGCGAATCCAGCTCCTCCGGCTCTCCCAGACTACCCTAAG ATGATTATGGAGGCGATTGAGGGGCTGAATGAGACCGGAGGCTCGAACAAGACCTCAATCGCGCAGCAAATCGAGTCCACTCACACCACCGATCTGCCGCCGGCTCACGCCACGCTTCTAGCGCAGCACCTGGAGAAGATGAAGCAGAGCGGCGAGCTCGCTTTTGTGAAGAACAACTACATGAAGCCTGACCCCAACGCGCCGCCCAAGCGCGGCCGTGGCCGTCCTCCTAAGCCGAAGGTCCCGGGGGCTGAAGGAGCTGCTGCGGTGGTTTCCTCGCCTCCGAGGCCACGTGGCAGGCCTCCCAAGGCTAAGGATCCGTTTTTCCCGACTCCGATTGTCCAGAGCTCGACCTCGGGAGGAGGGTCAGGCCGGCCACGTGGCCGTCCTCCGAAGAAGGCCAAGACTGCTCCGACCTCGACTCCGGCTGCTGCTCCGGCGAGTGGTGCTCCTAGAGGGAGAGGCAGGCCACCGAAAGTGAAGCCCTCCGTGGCTCCGGTGGGTTGCTGA
- the LOC101303214 gene encoding uncharacterized protein LOC101303214, whose protein sequence is MAKMTPSPAILLLTLLLLITPPPSQSLPYSQYRTLFSLAHSLRTHVANLRASSGDHAGSNWARNIAAKMESGLGLVFMWSAGRDYLKNCSWRELPYAEMYGAASEMSELMRWLGELTRKESDSERSASLLHRLLRVFSQSGSVREVVKAFQKEVVEGELLKDYLELGSIDFRYRTLFSLTHSLMTLVANLRASRGDHVGSDRARNIAAKMESGLGLVFMCSAGRDYLKNYSWRELPYTEMYDAVSEMRELMRWLGELTRKESDSERSASLLHRLLRVFSQSGVVREVVKAFQKEVVEGELLKDCLELGSNDFRGVLQILKDLGLQYSSAASSISTKNFDISTPRC, encoded by the exons ATGGCCAAAATGACACCGTCGCCGGCAATTCTCCTCCTCACCCTCCTCCTCCTGATCACACCGCCGCCCTCCCAATCCCTCCCCTACTCCCAATACCGCACCCTCTTCTCCCTCGCCCACTCGCTCAGGACGCACGTGGCCAACCTCCGCGCCTCAAGCGGCGACCACGCCGGTTCGAACTGGGCCAGAAACATCGCCGCCAAAATGGAGAGCGGGCTGGGCCTCGTCTTCATGTGGTCGGCGGGGAGGGACTACCTCAAGAACTGCTCCTGGAGGGAGCTGCCGTACGCGGAGATGTACGGCGCCGCGTCAGAGATGAGCGAGTTGATGAGGTGGCTCGGTGAGTTGACTCGGAAGGAATCGGACTCCGAGCGATCCGCTTCGTTGCTGCATAGGCTCCTCAGAGTGTTCAGTCAGTCG GGATCTGTCAGAGAAGTGGTGAAGGCATTTCAAAAAGAGGTGGTGGAGGGCGAGCTATTGAAGGACTATCTTGAATTGGGCAGCATTGACTTTCGATACCGCACCCTCTTCTCCCTCACCCACTCGCTCATGACGCTCGTGGCCAACCTCCGCGCCTCCCGCGGCGACCATGTCGGTTCGGACCGGGCCAGAAACATTGCCGCCAAAATGGAGAGCGGGCTGGGCCTCGTCTTCATGTGTTCGGCGGGGAGGGACTACCTCAAGAACTACTCCTGGAGGGAGCTGCCGTACACGGAGATGTACGACGCCGTGTCAGAGATGAGGGAGTTGATGAGGTGGCTCGGTGAGTTGACTCGGAAGGAATCAGACTCTGAGCGATCCGCTTCGTTGCTGCATAGGCTCCTCAGAGTGTTCAGTCAGTCG GGAGTTGTCAGAGAAGTGGTGAAGGCATTTCAAAAAGAGGTGGTGGAGGGCGAGCTATTGAAGGACTGTCTTGAATTGGGCAGCAATGACTTTCGAGGTGTGCTTCAGATCCTCAAGGATTTGGGATTACAGTACAGTTCCGCCGCTAGTTCTATAAGCACCAAGAACTTTGACATCTCTACTCCAAGGTGCTAA